The Streptococcus equi subsp. equi nucleotide sequence TCTACCAAAGCAGGTCAAGCTAAAATCTACCCAGACCTTAACCATTGATAAACTGGGCGGCAACCATTCGCTGGCAAGAGTTGTCTTTGAAAATAGAGATCGGCAGATTACTTATCAATTTTATTTAGGGAGTGGTAATTATCAAAAAACAAGTCAAAGCCTACATCGCTCTTGAAGGCTTGATAGCGACAGGACTTATTCTTGTTATTGTAACACTGATACTGTCAGCCCTGCGTTATAGCCAACAGGAGCTGTCGGCCTGTCGCCAAAAGCAAGAGCTGTTGAATACAGCTGTGATGGCTATGC carries:
- a CDS encoding exported protein; its protein translation is MVIIKKQVKAYIALEGLIATGLILVIVTLILSALRYSQQELSACRQKQELLNTAVMAMQTKQRALSLNGCHIKLLSHQKGIAIVEKDQTIIRIERQ